In Salvelinus namaycush isolate Seneca chromosome 17, SaNama_1.0, whole genome shotgun sequence, one genomic interval encodes:
- the LOC120062396 gene encoding alpha-2Db adrenergic receptor-like, which yields MMDVAKFITVTYNTLQDANTSSAPRPLPHTELGSALIILLVTVIILVTIVGNVLVIVAVLTSRALRAPQNLFLVSLACADILVATLVIPFSLANEVMGYWYFGSPWCAFYLALDVLFCTSSIVHLCAISLDRYWSVTKAVSYNLKRTPKRIKSMIAMVWVISAVISFPPLIMTKHDEHECLLNNETWYILSSCLVSFFAPGLIMILVYCKIYKVAKQRSSTVFVAKNGLERQPSQSETCFVRKERMEIESPSSQSSEDHHRQEELDDIDLEESCCASDNKPGNHRFSKRMKVEGSDCCPRQNCRLSWASARATQLFQDPKNAANPALAAQRQHLAVTSSKTKVAQMREKRFTFVLAVVMGVFVLCWFPFFFTYSLHAICRESCYIPGALFNTFFWIGYCNSSVNPIIYTIFNRDFRKAFKKIVCRTSKRTNAT from the coding sequence ATGATGGATGTAGCCAAGTTTATCACCGTTACCTACAACACCTTGCAGGATGCCAACACCTCGAGCGCACCGAGACCTCTCCCCCACACGGAGCTGGGCTCTGCGCTCATCATCCTGCTGGTCACCGTGATCATTCTGGTCACCATCGTTGGTAACGTGCTGGTCATCGTGGCCGTGCTCACCAGCAGGGCTCTCCGCGCGCCCCAGAACCTTTTCCTGGTGTCTCTGGCATGCGCGGACATCCTCGTAGCCACACTGGTCATCCCGTTCTCCCTTGCCAATGAGGTCATGGGTTACTGGTACTTTGGGAGCCCCTGGTGCGCCTTTTATCTGGCACTGGATGTACTCTTCTGCACCTCGTCTATAGTCCACCTGTGCGCCATCAGTCTGGACCGCTACTGGTCCGTCACCAAGGCCGTGAGCTATAATCTGAAGCGGACCCCCAAGCGAATCAAGTCCATGATAGCCATGGTGTGGGTCATCTCCGCCGTCATCTCCTTTCCGCCTCTTATCATGACCAAGCATGATGAGCACGAGTGTCTGTTAAACAACGAAACCTGGTACATCCTGTCCTCTTGCCTCGTGTCCTTCTTTGCCCCGGGCCTCATCATGATCCTAGTCTACTGTAAGATCTATAAAGTCGCCAAGCAGCGCTCTTCCACGGTGTTCGTGGCTAAGAATGGCCTGGAGAGGCAGCCCTCCCAGTCAGAGACGTGCTTCGTGAGGAAGGAGCGGATGGAGATAGAGAGCCCCAGTAGCCAGAGCTCCGAGGACCACCACAGGCAGGAGGAGCTGGATGATATTGACCTGGAGGAGAGCTGCTGTGCATCGGACAACAAACCCGGTAACCACCGCTTCTCCAAGCGAATGAAGGTGGAGGGCTCGGACTGCTGCCCACGCCAGAACTGCCGCCTATCTTGGGCCTCGGCGCGCGCCACGCAGCTTTTCCAAGACCCTAAAAACGCAGCCAACCCGGCCCTGGCGGCCCAGCGGCAGCACCTTGCGGTGACCTCGTCCAAGACCAAAGTGGCCCAGATGCGTGAGAAGCGATTCACGTTCGTGCTGGCCGTGGTGATGGGGGTGTTTGTGCTCTGCTGGTTCCCCTTCTTCTTCACATATAGCCTGCACGCAATCTGCAGGGAGAGCTGCTACATCCCCGGTGCGCTCTTCAACACCTTCTTCTGGATTGGTTACTGCAACAGCTCCGTGAACCCTATCATATATACCATTTTCAACAGGGATTTCCGTAAGGCGTTTAAGAAAATCGTTTGCCGGACTTCAAAACGCACTAATGCCACTTGA